The following coding sequences are from one Anguilla anguilla isolate fAngAng1 chromosome 12, fAngAng1.pri, whole genome shotgun sequence window:
- the LOC118208834 gene encoding transcription factor SPT20 homolog isoform X3, with translation MIKRYWFHSAMQQALECALDRAEYIVESARQRPAKKRIPSSGRKSLYQKLYELYTEECEKEPELKKLRRNVNLLEKLASQESVSCLVVNLYPGNEGYSLKLRGKNGSDSETIRLPYEEGELLEYLDAEELPPVLVDLLEKSQVNIFHCGCVIAEVRDYRQSGNTKMPVYQSHHVLLKPTMQTLICDVHAMTSDSHKWTQDDKLQLESQLILATAEPLCLEPSVSVACAANRLLYNKQKMNTHSMRRCFKRHSRAALNRLQELSHSPTPPPLLLYDYLQKRRDRKPAPSVDLKISRAGNYVDTWKQNICQLNAPAHVDVEKYAVMEESVTLEESQPSVWPAHEVKDDYLFESEVDDEVQKTKVTIFQSVGDPLVYGRIYSTKEPKEEEEGSDLHLIHPPFLIGSKIDADRFLSQYKEVYERDVKCQVKVLHSSEGAGGQSPTGTEPETDSLSMLVQPSLLGKGLEHRPAASKPPAGSGGCSSGNAHGSQPPSSRPKSTTPPPSKPPSLSRKHSAEVCQAGLLSSSALSPVGSSQRSGTPKPSTPTPTNTPCTTPLPHDTQTSMPATTPSATPTPQDPALPSQPALLTPLGLSQALPVMTIPRPSMATSITTGSSSPPVMSSSAGLNFINVVGSVCSPQALMSGSNPMLGCGPAPITSGINLSGILPPGGLMSGTLPAMQSATPAGSPFGLSSAPGLSPLNLLQIPTGPVIFNSLQQQLSQFSPHQSSSQSATSSPQQQGEPTSDHGVGGPDQGLTNQQTAVINLTGVGGFMSPQAAVAILAAPNGHGGSGGSGGAAAATYRQPTKK, from the exons ATGATAAAACGTTACTGGTTTCATTCCGCAATG CAACAGGCTTTGGAATGTGCATTGGATCGGGCAGAG TACATTGTGGAGAGTGCCCGTCAGCGGCCGGCCAAAAAGAGAATTCCATCTAGTGGGAGGAAGTCTCTGTATCAAAAGCTGTACGAACTGTACACTGAAGAATGTGAGAAGGAGCCAGAGTTAAAG AAACTGAGGAGAAACGTGAACCTCCTGGAGAAGCTGGCCTCACAAGAATCAGTGTCCTGTCTGGTGGTCAACCTGTATCCAGGAAACGAGGGCTACTCTTTGAAACTCAGGGGGAAAAATGGAAGTG ACTCAGAGACAATCCGGTTGCCGTACGAGGAGGGGGAGTTGCTGGAGTACCTGGATGCTGAAGAACTTCCCCCTGTCCTGGTGGACCTTCTGGAGAAATCACAG GTGAACATCTTCCACTGTGGGTGTGTGATCGCGGAGGTGCGGGACTACCGCCAGTCCGGGAACACCAAAATGCCCGTGTACCAGAGCCACCACGTCCTGCTGAAGCCCACCATGCAG ACCTTGATCTGTGATGTCCACGCTATGACGAGCGACAGCCACAAATGGACGCAG GACGACaagctgcagctggagagcCAGCTGATCCTGGCGACCGCCGAGCCGCTGTGCCTGGAGCCGTCCGTCTCCGTCGCCTGCGCCGCCAACCGGCTGCTCTACAACAAGCAGAAGATGAACACGCACTCCATGAGAAG gtgtttTAAGAGACATTCCAGGGCCGCTCTGAACAGACTGCAGGAGCTGTCCCAttcccccacgccccctccgCTGCTCCTGTACGACTACCTGCAGAAGAGGAGGGACAGGAAGCCGGCGCCCTCCGTGGACCTCAAGATCTCCAGGGCCGGGAAC tacGTGGACACATGGAAACAGAACATCTGCCAGCTCAATGCCCCGGCTCATGTTGAT GTGGAGAAGTATGCTGTGATGGAGGAGTCCGTTACGCTGGAGGAGTCGCAGCCTAGTGTCTGGCCTGCACAT gaagTGAAAGATGACTACCTTTTCGAATCAGAAGTGGACGATGAGGTCCAGAAGACGAAAGTCACCATCTTTCAGTCTGTGGGGGACCCCCTGGTGTACGGGAGGATATACAGCACCAAAGAGCcgaaagaagaggaggaggggagcgaCCTGCATCTCATCCACCCCCC TTTCCTCATTGGCTCGAAAATTGATGCAGATCG ATTCCTGAGCCAGTACAAGGAGGTGTATGAGAGGGATGTGAAGTGTCAGGTGAAGGTGCTGCACAGTTCTGAAGGTGCGGGAGGCCAAAGCCCCACAGGGACGGAACCAGAG ACGGACAGTCTCTCCATGCTGGTTCAGCCCTCCTTGTTGGGCAAGGGGCTGGAGCACCGGCCTGCAGCCAGCAAACCGCCTGCAGGGTCAGGAGGCTGTTCCTCAG GGAACGCCCACGGGTCACAGCCGCCCAGCAGCCGCCCGAAATCGACGACCCCGCCGCCATCCAAGCCCCCGTCCCTCTCCCGGAAACACTCTGCGGAGGTCTGCCAGGCCGGCCTGCTGTCCTCCTCGGCCCTCTCCCCCGTAGGGTCTTCACAAA GATCGGGGACACCTAAgccatccacccccacccccaccaacaccCCCTGCACCACGCCCCTCCCTCACGACACCCAGACCTCCATGCCTGCCACCACCCCctctgccacgcccaccccccaGGACCCCGCCTTGCCTTCCCAGCCTGCCCTGCTCACCCCATTGGGCCTCAGCCAGGCCCTGCCGGTCATGACCATCCCCCGGCCATCCATGGCCACCTCCATCACCACCGGTAGCTCCTCCCCCCCGGTCATGAGCAGCTCCGCCGGCCTCAACTTCATCAACGTGGTGGGCTCCGTCTG tagtcCCCAGGCCCTGATGAGTGGGTCTAACCCCATGCTGGGCTGTGGTCCCGCCCCCATCACTTCGGGGATCAACCTGAGCGGGATCCTGCCCCCTGGGGGTCTGATGTCTGGGACTCTCCCCGCCATGCAGTCAGCCACCCCTGCAG GCAGTCCGTTCGGCTTGAGCAGTGCCCCAGGCCTCAGCCCCTTGAATCTCCTCCAG ATCCCCACCGGCCCCGTCATCTTCAactccctgcagcagcagctgtcccAGTTCTCCCCTCATCAGTCCAGCAGCCAGTCCGCCACCTCCAGCCCccagcagcagggggagccG ACATCTGACCATGGTGTGGGCGGGCCGGACCAGGGCCTGACCAATCAGCAGACAGCAGTGATAAACCTGACGGGAGTGGGTGGCTTCATGTCCCCTCAGGCAGCAG TTGCGATTCTTGCAGCACCAAATGGCCATGGTGGCAGCGGGGGCTCAGGCGGCGCTGCCGCGGCAACCTACCGCCAGCCAACCAAGAAGTAA
- the LOC118208834 gene encoding transcription factor SPT20 homolog isoform X1, with protein sequence MIKRYWFHSAMQQALECALDRAEYIVESARQRPAKKRIPSSGRKSLYQKLYELYTEECEKEPELKKLRRNVNLLEKLASQESVSCLVVNLYPGNEGYSLKLRGKNGSDSETIRLPYEEGELLEYLDAEELPPVLVDLLEKSQVNIFHCGCVIAEVRDYRQSGNTKMPVYQSHHVLLKPTMQTLICDVHAMTSDSHKWTQDDKLQLESQLILATAEPLCLEPSVSVACAANRLLYNKQKMNTHSMRRCFKRHSRAALNRLQELSHSPTPPPLLLYDYLQKRRDRKPAPSVDLKISRAGNYVDTWKQNICQLNAPAHVDVEKYAVMEESVTLEESQPSVWPAHEVKDDYLFESEVDDEVQKTKVTIFQSVGDPLVYGRIYSTKEPKEEEEGSDLHLIHPPFLIGSKIDADRFLSQYKEVYERDVKCQVKVLHSSEGAGGQSPTGTEPETDSLSMLVQPSLLGKGLEHRPAASKPPAGSGGCSSGNAHGSQPPSSRPKSTTPPPSKPPSLSRKHSAEVCQAGLLSSSALSPVGSSQRSGTPKPSTPTPTNTPCTTPLPHDTQTSMPATTPSATPTPQDPALPSQPALLTPLGLSQALPVMTIPRPSMATSITTGSSSPPVMSSSAGLNFINVVGSVCSPQALMSGSNPMLGCGPAPITSGINLSGILPPGGLMSGTLPAMQSATPAGSPFGLSSAPGLSPLNLLQIPTGPVIFNSLQQQLSQFSPHQSSSQSATSSPQQQGEPTSDHGVGGPDQGLTNQQTAVINLTGVGGFMSPQAAVLSQLGCALESSGPGLPAPGLQLSPALQQQHQQQIQVIQQLPLKPSSNPMQHVCRIGSQISLICSTPPIHCVCMRRIATTLTSSTQHIQHNMSTCLYV encoded by the exons ATGATAAAACGTTACTGGTTTCATTCCGCAATG CAACAGGCTTTGGAATGTGCATTGGATCGGGCAGAG TACATTGTGGAGAGTGCCCGTCAGCGGCCGGCCAAAAAGAGAATTCCATCTAGTGGGAGGAAGTCTCTGTATCAAAAGCTGTACGAACTGTACACTGAAGAATGTGAGAAGGAGCCAGAGTTAAAG AAACTGAGGAGAAACGTGAACCTCCTGGAGAAGCTGGCCTCACAAGAATCAGTGTCCTGTCTGGTGGTCAACCTGTATCCAGGAAACGAGGGCTACTCTTTGAAACTCAGGGGGAAAAATGGAAGTG ACTCAGAGACAATCCGGTTGCCGTACGAGGAGGGGGAGTTGCTGGAGTACCTGGATGCTGAAGAACTTCCCCCTGTCCTGGTGGACCTTCTGGAGAAATCACAG GTGAACATCTTCCACTGTGGGTGTGTGATCGCGGAGGTGCGGGACTACCGCCAGTCCGGGAACACCAAAATGCCCGTGTACCAGAGCCACCACGTCCTGCTGAAGCCCACCATGCAG ACCTTGATCTGTGATGTCCACGCTATGACGAGCGACAGCCACAAATGGACGCAG GACGACaagctgcagctggagagcCAGCTGATCCTGGCGACCGCCGAGCCGCTGTGCCTGGAGCCGTCCGTCTCCGTCGCCTGCGCCGCCAACCGGCTGCTCTACAACAAGCAGAAGATGAACACGCACTCCATGAGAAG gtgtttTAAGAGACATTCCAGGGCCGCTCTGAACAGACTGCAGGAGCTGTCCCAttcccccacgccccctccgCTGCTCCTGTACGACTACCTGCAGAAGAGGAGGGACAGGAAGCCGGCGCCCTCCGTGGACCTCAAGATCTCCAGGGCCGGGAAC tacGTGGACACATGGAAACAGAACATCTGCCAGCTCAATGCCCCGGCTCATGTTGAT GTGGAGAAGTATGCTGTGATGGAGGAGTCCGTTACGCTGGAGGAGTCGCAGCCTAGTGTCTGGCCTGCACAT gaagTGAAAGATGACTACCTTTTCGAATCAGAAGTGGACGATGAGGTCCAGAAGACGAAAGTCACCATCTTTCAGTCTGTGGGGGACCCCCTGGTGTACGGGAGGATATACAGCACCAAAGAGCcgaaagaagaggaggaggggagcgaCCTGCATCTCATCCACCCCCC TTTCCTCATTGGCTCGAAAATTGATGCAGATCG ATTCCTGAGCCAGTACAAGGAGGTGTATGAGAGGGATGTGAAGTGTCAGGTGAAGGTGCTGCACAGTTCTGAAGGTGCGGGAGGCCAAAGCCCCACAGGGACGGAACCAGAG ACGGACAGTCTCTCCATGCTGGTTCAGCCCTCCTTGTTGGGCAAGGGGCTGGAGCACCGGCCTGCAGCCAGCAAACCGCCTGCAGGGTCAGGAGGCTGTTCCTCAG GGAACGCCCACGGGTCACAGCCGCCCAGCAGCCGCCCGAAATCGACGACCCCGCCGCCATCCAAGCCCCCGTCCCTCTCCCGGAAACACTCTGCGGAGGTCTGCCAGGCCGGCCTGCTGTCCTCCTCGGCCCTCTCCCCCGTAGGGTCTTCACAAA GATCGGGGACACCTAAgccatccacccccacccccaccaacaccCCCTGCACCACGCCCCTCCCTCACGACACCCAGACCTCCATGCCTGCCACCACCCCctctgccacgcccaccccccaGGACCCCGCCTTGCCTTCCCAGCCTGCCCTGCTCACCCCATTGGGCCTCAGCCAGGCCCTGCCGGTCATGACCATCCCCCGGCCATCCATGGCCACCTCCATCACCACCGGTAGCTCCTCCCCCCCGGTCATGAGCAGCTCCGCCGGCCTCAACTTCATCAACGTGGTGGGCTCCGTCTG tagtcCCCAGGCCCTGATGAGTGGGTCTAACCCCATGCTGGGCTGTGGTCCCGCCCCCATCACTTCGGGGATCAACCTGAGCGGGATCCTGCCCCCTGGGGGTCTGATGTCTGGGACTCTCCCCGCCATGCAGTCAGCCACCCCTGCAG GCAGTCCGTTCGGCTTGAGCAGTGCCCCAGGCCTCAGCCCCTTGAATCTCCTCCAG ATCCCCACCGGCCCCGTCATCTTCAactccctgcagcagcagctgtcccAGTTCTCCCCTCATCAGTCCAGCAGCCAGTCCGCCACCTCCAGCCCccagcagcagggggagccG ACATCTGACCATGGTGTGGGCGGGCCGGACCAGGGCCTGACCAATCAGCAGACAGCAGTGATAAACCTGACGGGAGTGGGTGGCTTCATGTCCCCTCAGGCAGCAG tGCTGTCCCAGCTGGGCTGTGCCCTGGAAAGTTCCGGGCCCGGCCTGCCAGCGCCGGGGCTCCAGCTCTCTCCAGCTttacagcagcagcaccagcagcagatACAAGTAATCCAGCAGCTTCCCTTAAAACCCTCATCCAACCCAATGCAACACGTGTGTAGGATCGGTAGCCAGATTAGCCTCATCTGCTCCACGCCACCAATACATTGTGTCTGTATGCGTAGGATAGCTACAACGTTAACCTCATCCACACAACATATCCAACACAACATGTCTACATGTCTATATGTGTAG
- the LOC118208834 gene encoding transcription factor SPT20 homolog isoform X2 has product MIKRYWFHSAMQQALECALDRAEYIVESARQRPAKKRIPSSGRKSLYQKLYELYTEECEKEPELKKLRRNVNLLEKLASQESVSCLVVNLYPGNEGYSLKLRGKNGSDSETIRLPYEEGELLEYLDAEELPPVLVDLLEKSQVNIFHCGCVIAEVRDYRQSGNTKMPVYQSHHVLLKPTMQTLICDVHAMTSDSHKWTQDDKLQLESQLILATAEPLCLEPSVSVACAANRLLYNKQKMNTHSMRRCFKRHSRAALNRLQELSHSPTPPPLLLYDYLQKRRDRKPAPSVDLKISRAGNYVDTWKQNICQLNAPAHVDVEKYAVMEESVTLEESQPSVWPAHEVKDDYLFESEVDDEVQKTKVTIFQSVGDPLVYGRIYSTKEPKEEEEGSDLHLIHPPFLIGSKIDADRFLSQYKEVYERDVKCQVKVLHSSEGAGGQSPTGTEPETDSLSMLVQPSLLGKGLEHRPAASKPPAGSGGCSSGNAHGSQPPSSRPKSTTPPPSKPPSLSRKHSAEVCQAGLLSSSALSPVGSSQRSGTPKPSTPTPTNTPCTTPLPHDTQTSMPATTPSATPTPQDPALPSQPALLTPLGLSQALPVMTIPRPSMATSITTGSSSPPVMSSSAGLNFINVVGSVCSPQALMSGSNPMLGCGPAPITSGINLSGILPPGGLMSGTLPAMQSATPAGSPFGLSSAPGLSPLNLLQIPTGPVIFNSLQQQLSQFSPHQSSSQSATSSPQQQGEPTSDHGVGGPDQGLTNQQTAVINLTGVGGFMSPQAAVLSQLGCALESSGPGLPAPGLQLSPALQQQHQQQIQLRFLQHQMAMVAAGAQAALPRQPTASQPRSKRKRSTPHAFSKS; this is encoded by the exons ATGATAAAACGTTACTGGTTTCATTCCGCAATG CAACAGGCTTTGGAATGTGCATTGGATCGGGCAGAG TACATTGTGGAGAGTGCCCGTCAGCGGCCGGCCAAAAAGAGAATTCCATCTAGTGGGAGGAAGTCTCTGTATCAAAAGCTGTACGAACTGTACACTGAAGAATGTGAGAAGGAGCCAGAGTTAAAG AAACTGAGGAGAAACGTGAACCTCCTGGAGAAGCTGGCCTCACAAGAATCAGTGTCCTGTCTGGTGGTCAACCTGTATCCAGGAAACGAGGGCTACTCTTTGAAACTCAGGGGGAAAAATGGAAGTG ACTCAGAGACAATCCGGTTGCCGTACGAGGAGGGGGAGTTGCTGGAGTACCTGGATGCTGAAGAACTTCCCCCTGTCCTGGTGGACCTTCTGGAGAAATCACAG GTGAACATCTTCCACTGTGGGTGTGTGATCGCGGAGGTGCGGGACTACCGCCAGTCCGGGAACACCAAAATGCCCGTGTACCAGAGCCACCACGTCCTGCTGAAGCCCACCATGCAG ACCTTGATCTGTGATGTCCACGCTATGACGAGCGACAGCCACAAATGGACGCAG GACGACaagctgcagctggagagcCAGCTGATCCTGGCGACCGCCGAGCCGCTGTGCCTGGAGCCGTCCGTCTCCGTCGCCTGCGCCGCCAACCGGCTGCTCTACAACAAGCAGAAGATGAACACGCACTCCATGAGAAG gtgtttTAAGAGACATTCCAGGGCCGCTCTGAACAGACTGCAGGAGCTGTCCCAttcccccacgccccctccgCTGCTCCTGTACGACTACCTGCAGAAGAGGAGGGACAGGAAGCCGGCGCCCTCCGTGGACCTCAAGATCTCCAGGGCCGGGAAC tacGTGGACACATGGAAACAGAACATCTGCCAGCTCAATGCCCCGGCTCATGTTGAT GTGGAGAAGTATGCTGTGATGGAGGAGTCCGTTACGCTGGAGGAGTCGCAGCCTAGTGTCTGGCCTGCACAT gaagTGAAAGATGACTACCTTTTCGAATCAGAAGTGGACGATGAGGTCCAGAAGACGAAAGTCACCATCTTTCAGTCTGTGGGGGACCCCCTGGTGTACGGGAGGATATACAGCACCAAAGAGCcgaaagaagaggaggaggggagcgaCCTGCATCTCATCCACCCCCC TTTCCTCATTGGCTCGAAAATTGATGCAGATCG ATTCCTGAGCCAGTACAAGGAGGTGTATGAGAGGGATGTGAAGTGTCAGGTGAAGGTGCTGCACAGTTCTGAAGGTGCGGGAGGCCAAAGCCCCACAGGGACGGAACCAGAG ACGGACAGTCTCTCCATGCTGGTTCAGCCCTCCTTGTTGGGCAAGGGGCTGGAGCACCGGCCTGCAGCCAGCAAACCGCCTGCAGGGTCAGGAGGCTGTTCCTCAG GGAACGCCCACGGGTCACAGCCGCCCAGCAGCCGCCCGAAATCGACGACCCCGCCGCCATCCAAGCCCCCGTCCCTCTCCCGGAAACACTCTGCGGAGGTCTGCCAGGCCGGCCTGCTGTCCTCCTCGGCCCTCTCCCCCGTAGGGTCTTCACAAA GATCGGGGACACCTAAgccatccacccccacccccaccaacaccCCCTGCACCACGCCCCTCCCTCACGACACCCAGACCTCCATGCCTGCCACCACCCCctctgccacgcccaccccccaGGACCCCGCCTTGCCTTCCCAGCCTGCCCTGCTCACCCCATTGGGCCTCAGCCAGGCCCTGCCGGTCATGACCATCCCCCGGCCATCCATGGCCACCTCCATCACCACCGGTAGCTCCTCCCCCCCGGTCATGAGCAGCTCCGCCGGCCTCAACTTCATCAACGTGGTGGGCTCCGTCTG tagtcCCCAGGCCCTGATGAGTGGGTCTAACCCCATGCTGGGCTGTGGTCCCGCCCCCATCACTTCGGGGATCAACCTGAGCGGGATCCTGCCCCCTGGGGGTCTGATGTCTGGGACTCTCCCCGCCATGCAGTCAGCCACCCCTGCAG GCAGTCCGTTCGGCTTGAGCAGTGCCCCAGGCCTCAGCCCCTTGAATCTCCTCCAG ATCCCCACCGGCCCCGTCATCTTCAactccctgcagcagcagctgtcccAGTTCTCCCCTCATCAGTCCAGCAGCCAGTCCGCCACCTCCAGCCCccagcagcagggggagccG ACATCTGACCATGGTGTGGGCGGGCCGGACCAGGGCCTGACCAATCAGCAGACAGCAGTGATAAACCTGACGGGAGTGGGTGGCTTCATGTCCCCTCAGGCAGCAG tGCTGTCCCAGCTGGGCTGTGCCCTGGAAAGTTCCGGGCCCGGCCTGCCAGCGCCGGGGCTCCAGCTCTCTCCAGCTttacagcagcagcaccagcagcagatACAA TTGCGATTCTTGCAGCACCAAATGGCCATGGTGGCAGCGGGGGCTCAGGCGGCGCTGCCGCGGCAACCTACCGCCAGCCAACCAAGAAGTAAGAGGAAACGCAGCACGCCGCACGCCTTCTCCAAGTCGTGA